From the Leptolyngbya sp. CCY15150 genome, the window GCTAGCCCAAATTCGTGCTCTTCTGCGTCGAGGGCGATCGGGGATGTCTCCAGTTTTAAGCTGGCACAAGCTCCAACTGGACCCCAGTAGCTATGATGTGACCTACGATCGCACCCCCATTCACCTCACCCCCAAGGAATTTGCCTTAATGGAGGCGCTCCTACGCTATGGACACCGCGTACTTAGCCGCGCTGCCATTTTGGAGCATGTTTGGACGTGGCAAGATGCACCGGACAAAGACACCATCAAAACCTATATCAAAAATTTGCGATCGAAACTCAAGGCGGCGGGTGCTCCCAATGATCTCATCGAAACGGTGCATGGTGTGGGCTATCGCCTCAAGTCACGGTCTGAAGAACCTGGTCAGGATTAAGGGGACATGGGTAGGATGTGAGGACTTGGCAATATTCTCCACCAATTCTTCACTCAATTATCCCTAGGTTCTCCACCTTTGACCTGTATCGTAAGGTCTCAAGTTACAGATTTAAAGACGCATGGCTTAGTTCACCTACTAGCATGATACATCAAATCTGTATCGTTTGATGCAATTCAATCTGAAATTTGAGATTTTTAGAGGATAGTGCCATGACGATTCGTAGACGGCATTTCTTGCAGTGGGGAGCTGGGGCAGCGATCGCCCTTGCAGCCCATGCCTGCAGCAATCCCCAGGCTTCTGTATCGGAGAATGAGAGTGCAGAAGATCCAGGCAAGATTTCCATTGGCTTCTGGCCCGTTGCCTCCGGCTTGCCGCTATTTGTTGCTGTTGAGAAGGGATACTTTGCTGCAGCCGGGCTGGATGTGGAAGCGGTGAAGTTTGCTTCGCCTAACCAAGTTGCTGAAGCCCTGATTGCAGGGCGGTTGCAGGGGACGGGTAATGGAGTCGCGAGCGGTGCGCTGGGTCTAGCAGAAATTACTTCACCAGGCTTATTCAAAATTCTGACCTCAAATCCCAGCAATGCTGAATATATCCTCGACCAGGTGATTGTAGCTAAGGATAGTCCGATCCAAACCATTGCGGATCTGAATGGAAAGTCCTTTGCTACCGGGCCAGGGGCACAAAACTTAGCGATCGCTGAGGCAATTCTGGCAGCGGCCGGGGTTACAGAACCTAGGGTACAACAGCTTGAAATTAGTCAGCATGTGGCAGCGATTGAATCCGGTCAAATTGATGCTGCCTATACCTTGGAGCCAACTGGCACAGTGGGTGAACTGAAGGGTATCACGCGGATCTTAG encodes:
- a CDS encoding response regulator transcription factor translates to MRVLLVEDDRQLAESLMEALTVQRYAVDVARDGEEGWEYIRAFTYDLVLLDITLPKLDGVNLCQRLRDRGDATPILMLTARDTSLDKVIGLDAGADAYMVKPFNLQELLAQIRALLRRGRSGMSPVLSWHKLQLDPSSYDVTYDRTPIHLTPKEFALMEALLRYGHRVLSRAAILEHVWTWQDAPDKDTIKTYIKNLRSKLKAAGAPNDLIETVHGVGYRLKSRSEEPGQD
- a CDS encoding ABC transporter substrate-binding protein, coding for MTIRRRHFLQWGAGAAIALAAHACSNPQASVSENESAEDPGKISIGFWPVASGLPLFVAVEKGYFAAAGLDVEAVKFASPNQVAEALIAGRLQGTGNGVASGALGLAEITSPGLFKILTSNPSNAEYILDQVIVAKDSPIQTIADLNGKSFATGPGAQNLAIAEAILAAAGVTEPRVQQLEISQHVAAIESGQIDAAYTLEPTGTVGELKGITRILESGVVSKYILGEPMAPWFGGSAALSSAFIEQYPESTVIYAEAYRQAVQDIRDNPAEARQYLTGYTAIEGELVEKVPMVGYTMYDEFTPEDIAYFQKFFDFMTEKEIFARSIDVGALIYQPA